A region of Esox lucius isolate fEsoLuc1 chromosome 3, fEsoLuc1.pri, whole genome shotgun sequence DNA encodes the following proteins:
- the LOC105006075 gene encoding MAP kinase-interacting serine/threonine-protein kinase 2 — protein MVQIKNNTTDFHRSFKGQNPFDSEDYTKTGSHLHESNFNFDCPPRPEMPSSLPIDIPDAKKRNKKKKKRCRATDSFTGRFEDVYRLQDEVLGEGAYAVVQTCINLITQKEYAVKIIEKRVGLSRSRVFREVEMLYQCQGHRNILELVEFFEEDDRFYLVFEKLRGGSVLAHIHRRQHFSEQEASYVVRDIASALHFLHDKGMAHRDLKPENILCEHMDRISPVKICDFDLGSGIKLNSDSSPISTPELLTPCGSAEYMAPEVVEAFSEEATIYDKRCDLWSLGVILYILLSGSPPFVGRCGTDCGWDWGEPCQACQNMLFESIQEGKYEFPEKDWHHISSGAKDLINRLLVRDAKNRLSAAQVLDHPWVRGCAPNSIPSTMLNQRGSRAQDLTFFAGQAVAVTRQLAEQDESDRQEREERCQEEGLEEGSLSPSPHQMTTSTTASPSPRSSLHPSTSGRARRRRRPPQMGPVCASELRQLLTPLVISGDCA, from the exons ATGGTTCAGATCAAGAATAACACCACAGATTTCCATCGCTCTTTTAAG GGCCAAAACCCTTTCGATTCGGAGGATTACACCAAAACAGGCTCCCATCTCCATGAGTCAAACTTCAATTTTGATTGTCCCCCAAGACCTG AGATGCCGTCCAGCCTGCCGATTGACATCCCCGATGCCAAGAAGAGgaacaagaagaagaagaagagatgCCGGGCGACAGACAGCTTCACAGGACGGTTCGAAG ATGTATACAGACTGCAGGATGAGGTGCTGGGAGAGGGCGCCTACGCAGTCGTCCAGACCTGTATAAACCTCATCACCCAGAAGGAGTATGCTGTCAAG ATCATCGAGAAGCGTGTGGGTCTCAGCCGGAGCCGCGTCTTTCGGGAGGTAGAGATGCTCTACCAGTGTCAGGGTCACCG taACATTCTGGAGCTGGTAGAATTCTTTGAGGAAGATGACAGATTCTACTTGGTTTTCGAGAAGCTCCGAGGAG GTTCTGTGCTGGCTCACATCCATCGCAGGCAGCACTTCAGCGAGCAGGAAGCCAGCTACGTGGTGCGGGACATCGCAAGCGCTCTGCACTTCCTGCACGACAAGGGAATGGCCCACCGTGACCTGAAGCCTGAGAACATCCTGTGTGAGCACATGGACCGG ATTTCCCCGGTGAAGATCTGTGATTTCGACCTGGGCAGCGGGATCAAGCTGAACAGCGACAGCTCTCCGATCTCCACTCCTGAACTGCTAACCCCG TGTGGCTCAGCAGAGTACATGGCTCCAGAGGTGGTGGAGGCTTTCAGTGAGGAGGCCACCATCTACGATAAACGCTGTGACCTGTGGAGTCTGGGGGTCATCCTGTACATCCTGCTGAGTGGATCCCCTCCCTTCGTAGGCCGCTGTGGAACCGACTGTGGCTGGGACTGGGGGGAGCCCTGCCAGGCCTGCCAG AACATGTTGTTTGAGAGCATCCAGGAGGGGAAGTATGAGTTCCCTGAGAAGGACTGGCACCACATCTCCTCCGGAGCCAAAGACCTCATCAACAGACTGTTGGTCCGAGATGCCAAGAACCGCCTCAGTGCTGCTCAGGTCCTGGACCACCCCTGGGTCCGAGGG TGTGCTCCAAACTCCATCCCCTCCACCATGCTGAACCAAAGAGGCAGCCGAGCTCAGGACCTCACCTTCTTCGCCGGCCAGGCCGTGGCCGTCACCCGTCAGCTGGCTGAACAGGACGAGAGCGACcgccaggagagggaggagcgGTGCCAGGAGGAGGGGCTGGAGGAGGGGTCGCTGTCCCCCTCGCCCCATCAGATGACCACCAGCACCACTGCCAGCCCCAGCCCCAGGAGCTCCCTTCACCCCTCGACCTCCGGGCGGGCCCGGCGCAGGAGGAGGCCGCCCCAGATGGGACCGGTTTGTGCCTCGGAGCTCCGACAGCTCCTCACCCCCCTGGTCATCTCAGGGGACTGTGCCTGA